CAGGGGCAGATGTAGTTATGTATGAAAAAACAGATATGGTACTGGGCCTTGGAAATGTAGGGGGCATAATGAGAAATAATGGTAGATATACAGCTGCTGAAGAAATTATTGCCCTTGGAGCAGGAGATTTAATAAATATTACAGATAGTGTCACTAGGCATAAAAATGTAAATTTCCCAAGTCACAATCACGCCTGGTTGTATGATGTAAACAAAATAGAACCAATTGTAAGAAACTATATCTTATCTAAAGGAATAAAATTGAACTTGATATCACGGGTAGTAGATGTTGAGATGAAAGGAAATAAAATTAAAGGTGTCTACACCTCTAATGGAGAATATGAAGAAGGTGATGTATTTATCGAAACTACAGGTTCCACAGGTCCTATGGGAAACTGTATGAAATACGGAAATGGATGCTCCATGTGTATACTAAGGTGTCCAACTTTTGGTCCGAGAATAAGTATAAGCAACTGTGCGGGAGCTGAAGATTTCCATGGAGAAAGGACAGATGGAAATTATGGAGCTTTTAGTGGCTCATGTAAACTTGCCAAAGAAACTTTATCTAAAGAGCTTGTAAATAAATTAGAAGAAGACGGTGTGGTTGTTCTTAAAGTTCCAAAAGAAGATATAAACTTGGATAAGCTAAAAAATAAAGTTTGCCAACAATATGCCTTAAAAGAATTTGCGGAAAATATAGTACTTCTTGATACGGGACACGTAAAACTTATGACCTCTTATTACCCCTTAGATAAATTAAGAAAAATACCTGGTTTAGAAAATGCCAAATTTATAGATCCTTATTCCGGTGGTAAAGGAAATTCTATACGATATTTATCTGTGGCACCAGTTTCTGATGACTTAAAAGTAAACAACGTAGAAAATCTATTCTGTGCAGGAGAAAAAAGTGGATTATTTGTAGGTCATACTGAAGCCATTTGTACAGGTTCTCTGGCAGGACATAATGCTGTAAGATGTGCACTTGAAATGCCTACTTTAATCCTTCCAAAGGACACAGTCATAGGGGATATAATAAGCTATGCAAATTATAAAATACGCACTAAAGAAGGACGAAAAAACAGGTATACTTTTGCCGGTTCAGAATATTTTGAGAAAATGAAAAAAACAGGACTATACACCATAAATTCAGTAGATATTAAAAATAGAATATCTGCCCTTGGTTTATCAGATGTATTTAATAAGAGTCTAACTTAAAGGTAAGGTACTTGGATTTGATTTCACATAAATCTAAGTACCTTTTTACATCTATTTATTAAGTTACAACTTCCAAATCACAGTCTCCAGTGGCTTCAATACATCTGCAATATCTTCATCTCTTTCTGTTATTCATGTACAATAAGTTCAAATACATCAGGCCTGGAATAATGACCAAATACATCAAAATCTATTCTGCTCTGAACAATTTTATCTAAGTCCAAATCTGCAACAAGTATGTCCTCCTTATTGTAAACAGGTTCAATTATGTATTGTCCAAAAGGATCAACTATACAGCTTCCGCCAGGACACATAATTTCAGGTTGTGATTCCAACTCATGATAATAATTAAGATCTGTTGGATACATACTTTTCTCCACATATTGGTTGCATCCAATTACAAAGCATCTTCCTTCTAAAGCAATATGTCTCATTGTACACTGCCATTCTTCTCTTGAATCTGCCGTAGGTGCTACATAGATTGTCACCCCTTTTGCATACAAAGCCGCACGGGCTAAAGGCATATAATTTTCCCAACATATTAATGATCCCATTCTGCCATAAGGTGTATCAACTACTGTAAGAGTACTCCCATCCCCTTCACCCCATACACAACGTTCTGTTCCAGTTGGTTTAAGTTTTCTATGTTTTCCTAAAAGTTTTCCATCAGGTCCAAAAAATAAGTTTGTACAATAAAGTGTTCTGTTTATCTCTCTGCTGTCTTTTTCTACAACTCCAATAGATAAGTAGACATCTGCTTCCTGAGCTGCTTTTCCAAGAATATCTGTAATATTCCCGGGAACTGCTACGGAACTTTCATAGTAACGCTGCCAATCTTTACGTCCTTCCATAGTTCTACTTCCTACAACAAATCCAAAAGAAAGTCCCCTTGGATACGCAGAAATAAATGCTTCAGGAAAAACTACAATACTAGCTCCCATTTCCCCTGCTTTCTTAATTAATGTAAGAGTTTTCTCAACAGTATCATCAAGATTCATAATAACTGGTGATGTTTGAACAACTGCAACTCTCACTGATTTAATAAAATTTTTTGTCATGATATCACTCCTATAATAATTTAACAAATTCTTTTCTCACTGATAAACTCCAAAGGTCGGTGAAGTTAACTCTAATGACAACAAAAATAAAGATCCCAAAAACTAAAAATGCACCCTTTGCCAAGTAGTGCATTTTTAAGCTAGAAACGCTTTAATTACTTAAAAAGTTCATCCCCGCTTTTAAAATCAAATCCAGGATGGTGGTCAAATTTTACAGCGCCAACAGATGCTTTTCCCCTTACAGCCTTACTCACAAGTGCTATACCTTCATTTCCAAATCCTGCACAAAGTTCTATGGCCTTTACACCTTGAGAAACCAGTTCTACTGCAGCTGTTTCAGCTTCACTATAGTTCTTTACCCCCACTACAGTTAACTGCAAAACAGGTGTATCTATCACTGCTCTATGAATTTTATAATCAACTTCTGGAGCAACAAATATAAATGCAGCATTAACTTTCATTTTTATGATCATTCCTTTCATCTTATTCAAGGCACAAAACACAGTAAAATTTAGTGCTATGAACAAATTTTATTTTATAATTAATCATATATTGGCATATATGCATACCTTCCCACTTTAACAATCTTCACGTATAATTATACTATATATGTCAATATCGCACTAATTCAATTTTCTAAAACCATTTTTCCTATTAAATCTTTTAATATACTAAGTATATATTAATAATCATTTGTAATATTTTAAGTATCTGCTCCTATATTCAGAAGGAGTACGCTTCATATATCTTTTAAATACTCTACCAAAATAGCTTGTCCCATTAAAACCTACCTGAAAGGCAATATTAGAAATAGAATCTTTACTTTTCAAAAGCAATTCACATGCTTTTGAAATTCTATATTCCATTAAATATTGAAAAGGTGTTACCCTTAAAACTCTTTTAAAGCTGCGGCAGCACTCACTTTTGCTAATATTTGCTGCCATTGCAATGTTATGTAATAAAATATCCTCTGAATAATATCTATGTATGTACTGAAGCGCTAATTTTACACGCTCTTCATCAAAGGAAAATACAGCTGCACACTCTTTAATATCTCTTTTTATTTCTCTCAATAGATTTAACCAGAGACTACTTAAAAAATTTCTTATTTCCAATTCATATCCATAAGGTTTTTCATTTGACAATAGGAAAACTTTCTTTAAACACTTTAAAATATTTTTTTGCCATTGAATATCGGGTGTTAAATAGATAAATTTAAAATCACTACTTTGTAAAATTGGATTCACATATTTTTTTTCAATAATTGACTCTTCAGTACCTCCTATTAAAATAGGATGAAAAACAATGGAAAACATCATACACTCATTATTGTCATAAGGTTTAATTTGGTGGAGCACATTGGAATTTACCATGATTCCCTCTCCAGGCTTTAAAATTACTTTTTGATTTTCAACAGAAAAATACATCCTGTCACACAGTGAATATGAAAACTGTAGTTCTTTATGCCAATGCCACCTAATATGGCCATCTTGAAACAAGTTAAATTTATCCGTATAGATTGCTATTGGGAAACTGTGGGAACCATGTTTTGTAGTTTCCTGTAAATTGTCATCTACTTCTATTTTTGCTACCTGCATATTTATCATCTCGCTAATATAGTTTTAAATATTGACAATATATTAATTGTTATGCATTAAAAATAATAATAAAATTATTACAGATTTATTTAAATAAATCAACATAATTATAGTAAATTAGATAATTAATTTGGATAATTACGAAGAAAGCGAGTGAGAATATGGTAAACTTTCAACCAAGAATAAAAGGAATACTACTTGTAATTACAGGGGCCATGTTTTGGGGAATATCAGGTACTGTGGCCCAATATCTATTTCACCAGAAAGGTTTTACCCCAGAATGGCTTGTTGTAGTTCGCCTCCTGGTATCAGGATTACTTTTATTATTATATACTTCTTGTAGAATCAATCATAATATATGGGATATCTGGAAACTAAAACATAATGGCCTACAACTTATATTTTTCGGCATTATAGGTATGTTAGGTGTACAATATACCTATTTCGCTGCTATCAAATATGGAAATGCAGCAACAGCCACCATACTTCAATATTTATCACCCATAATAATTACCTTTTATCTAGTCATTTCCACCAGAAGAATTCCAATCCTGCAAGAAACACTATCTGTTATACTGGCAATATTAGGCACATTTTTTATCATTACAAAAGGCAATCCTCACAGTTTATCTATTTCCAAGCTGGCCTTATTTTGGGGAATTGCTTCAGCTTTCACAGCAGCCTTCAATACATTGCAGCCCCGTTCTCTTCTTGCCAGATGGGATTCTTCAATTATAGTTGGCTGGGGAATGCTAATTGGTGGACTAGCTTTTAGTCTTATTAATCCACCCTGGAATTTTACAGGTGAATGGTCTATTGCTTCTATATTGGCTGTTATGTTTGTAGTGCTATTTGGAACTCTCATCGCCTTCTATTGTTACCTTGAAAGCTTAAAATATATACAGCCAACAGAAACAAGTATATTATCCTCTGTTGAACCTTTATCTGCAGCCTTTTTATCCGTGGTATGGCTGCATGTTCATTTTGGTGTATTTCAATGGTTAGGAACACTATGTATTATAGTTGCAATTATAATTTTATCTGTTGTAAAAAATAAAGAAGTGGTATATGAATAAAATTAATTATACTGTACTCCTGAATTATTTAAATTTTATACATAAATCAAATATGTGGTAACTATACTTAATTTATTTTAATATAATAAATCTGAGGTGAATTGTAATGTCACTTTTTGATTCAATAACTCCTAAAGATCTGTCCATTTTAGCAAATCTAATTGCACTTGCACTTACAGAAGGAAAATCTTCTGATGAGAATAATGTATTGGGAAATTTTTTAACTGCGGTCTCATCTAACATACTTAATATTGCATCCCAACAAGAAAATCTTAAATCTTCTGAAGAAAAAAAGAATCAGATTAAAGACCTTCAGAATCAAATTAAAGACCTCAAAAAATGATTTATAGCACATGGATAATTTTACTATTCATGTGCTTTTATAATGAATTTTTTTACAAAAATTAGGAGGAAATAAAAAATTTATATGGAATAATATGTAATTATAACTTATTTTTAGGAGGAATTTTATCATGAAAAAATTTTTTAAACCAACCTTTATCTGTATATTAATTTTAAGTTTTATAATAATGCCTTGTAAAGCCGCCATCAGCATTAAGCAAAAATATATAAGCTACAAAAAAGTAAAAATATATACTGAAGCCTATAATTACTCTCCAAACAAAAAAGAAGCAATTATATTCTTACATGGCCTGGAAGGTAATCACAGTCATGGGGAATTTCTGTATGATAAAAGCAACCCATATATGACAATAACTTTAGATTATCTAGATCATGGCAGCAGTGATCATATACCCTTTGTTTCATGGAAAACTCAACTGGACTCAATAAAAGAAGTTTTAGATTCATACGGTATAAAAAAAGTACATCTGATAGGGCATTCTTTTGGTGCAGATACAGCCATGATGTTTGCTGAAAAATATCCAGATAGAGTAAAAGATATAGTTCTGCTTGATAGGGCCTACTATAATTTCAAAGATCTTGAACAATTTAATATGACAAAAAATCTTAGTGCCGTTTTAGAATATGATCCAGAATCAGGCTTATCAAAAGATGAACAGATGCAGTATATAAATATGTCCTGGGATAATGATATTACAAAAACCTGGAATATAAACAAAAATGTACTGCTAATTTCCGCAGATACAAAAAATTTCACAGGAGATCCTTCCACAGGCACTCCCTCATTAGCAAAAATTATATCCATGATTAAAGAAAATCCACCAGAATTTGGGATAGATCCATCTGAAGCAGAATTGCTTCCAGATATGACAGAAGATAATGTGTTAGACTTAGTTGACTTTTTAAAGATAAAATCTGATAGATTTAACCATGTAAATAATAAATTTAGTGTAGTACACACTTCCTATACCCATGGTGAAATGGTAAGAGATTCTAATGCTATGAATGAAATGAGAACTTACGTTATAAACTATCTCAAAAGTAAAAACCATACTATCAAGTGATTTAGAGTTTCAGATGGAGTTTGCTGCTTGGAGTGCTTTTCTCCATCTGAATATAAAAAATCATCATTTCAAAATCATAAGAGCTATCTTCCATAAAACAGGTGCTATAAGAACAGTAACAATTCCTGAAATAGCCATAGCTAGTCCACTCATGGCTCCTTCAGTTTCTCCTATTTCCATAGTTTTAGCTGTACCAATAGCATGAGAAGAAGTACCCATAGCAACCCCAAAAGCAACCTTATCTTTGATTTTCAAGATCTTAAATAAAAAGGGTCCTACAACTGAACCTAATATTCCCGTCATTATAATAGCAATAACTGTAATAGAAGGCACTCCTCCTAACTGTTTTGACAAAGCCATTCCAATAGGAGTAGTTATGGATTTAGGTATTAGAGACTGTATAAGTACGTTAGATAACTTGAAAAATTTTGAAAACGCAATAATACATACAATCCCCATAATACAGCCGCACAATATACCTGTAAAAATAGGTATAACATTTTTCTTAAATAAAGAAAACTCTTTATACAAAGGCACTGCCAGTGCCACTGTAGCAGGATATAAGAAAAATGATATTATATCACCTCCAATATTAAAACTTTCATATTTTATATGAAAGCTTGTTAAAAAAAATATTATTAAAGCTATTGCAATTAATAATGGATTAAAAATAGAAATATTGGTCTTTTTATTTATGTACATTCCTATTTCATAAGCAATCAATGATATTAATATTCCAAATACACCAGTGTTAATTAAATTATTCATTTAAATGCACCTTTCTTAAGAGAATAACTACATAGGCAGTCACAATCC
This genomic interval from Clostridium kluyveri contains the following:
- a CDS encoding LrgB family protein, giving the protein MNNLINTGVFGILISLIAYEIGMYINKKTNISIFNPLLIAIALIIFFLTSFHIKYESFNIGGDIISFFLYPATVALAVPLYKEFSLFKKNVIPIFTGILCGCIMGIVCIIAFSKFFKLSNVLIQSLIPKSITTPIGMALSKQLGGVPSITVIAIIMTGILGSVVGPFLFKILKIKDKVAFGVAMGTSSHAIGTAKTMEIGETEGAMSGLAMAISGIVTVLIAPVLWKIALMILK
- a CDS encoding FAD-dependent oxidoreductase; this encodes MKAVVIGSGWSGCAAALTAKKAGADVVMYEKTDMVLGLGNVGGIMRNNGRYTAAEEIIALGAGDLINITDSVTRHKNVNFPSHNHAWLYDVNKIEPIVRNYILSKGIKLNLISRVVDVEMKGNKIKGVYTSNGEYEEGDVFIETTGSTGPMGNCMKYGNGCSMCILRCPTFGPRISISNCAGAEDFHGERTDGNYGAFSGSCKLAKETLSKELVNKLEEDGVVVLKVPKEDINLDKLKNKVCQQYALKEFAENIVLLDTGHVKLMTSYYPLDKLRKIPGLENAKFIDPYSGGKGNSIRYLSVAPVSDDLKVNNVENLFCAGEKSGLFVGHTEAICTGSLAGHNAVRCALEMPTLILPKDTVIGDIISYANYKIRTKEGRKNRYTFAGSEYFEKMKKTGLYTINSVDIKNRISALGLSDVFNKSLT
- a CDS encoding carbon-nitrogen hydrolase family protein codes for the protein MTKNFIKSVRVAVVQTSPVIMNLDDTVEKTLTLIKKAGEMGASIVVFPEAFISAYPRGLSFGFVVGSRTMEGRKDWQRYYESSVAVPGNITDILGKAAQEADVYLSIGVVEKDSREINRTLYCTNLFFGPDGKLLGKHRKLKPTGTERCVWGEGDGSTLTVVDTPYGRMGSLICWENYMPLARAALYAKGVTIYVAPTADSREEWQCTMRHIALEGRCFVIGCNQYVEKSMYPTDLNYYHELESQPEIMCPGGSCIVDPFGQYIIEPVYNKEDILVADLDLDKIVQSRIDFDVFGHYSRPDVFELIVHE
- a CDS encoding alpha/beta fold hydrolase yields the protein MKKFFKPTFICILILSFIIMPCKAAISIKQKYISYKKVKIYTEAYNYSPNKKEAIIFLHGLEGNHSHGEFLYDKSNPYMTITLDYLDHGSSDHIPFVSWKTQLDSIKEVLDSYGIKKVHLIGHSFGADTAMMFAEKYPDRVKDIVLLDRAYYNFKDLEQFNMTKNLSAVLEYDPESGLSKDEQMQYINMSWDNDITKTWNINKNVLLISADTKNFTGDPSTGTPSLAKIISMIKENPPEFGIDPSEAELLPDMTEDNVLDLVDFLKIKSDRFNHVNNKFSVVHTSYTHGEMVRDSNAMNEMRTYVINYLKSKNHTIK
- a CDS encoding EamA family transporter, translated to MVNFQPRIKGILLVITGAMFWGISGTVAQYLFHQKGFTPEWLVVVRLLVSGLLLLLYTSCRINHNIWDIWKLKHNGLQLIFFGIIGMLGVQYTYFAAIKYGNAATATILQYLSPIIITFYLVISTRRIPILQETLSVILAILGTFFIITKGNPHSLSISKLALFWGIASAFTAAFNTLQPRSLLARWDSSIIVGWGMLIGGLAFSLINPPWNFTGEWSIASILAVMFVVLFGTLIAFYCYLESLKYIQPTETSILSSVEPLSAAFLSVVWLHVHFGVFQWLGTLCIIVAIIILSVVKNKEVVYE
- a CDS encoding AraC family transcriptional regulator, giving the protein MQVAKIEVDDNLQETTKHGSHSFPIAIYTDKFNLFQDGHIRWHWHKELQFSYSLCDRMYFSVENQKVILKPGEGIMVNSNVLHQIKPYDNNECMMFSIVFHPILIGGTEESIIEKKYVNPILQSSDFKFIYLTPDIQWQKNILKCLKKVFLLSNEKPYGYELEIRNFLSSLWLNLLREIKRDIKECAAVFSFDEERVKLALQYIHRYYSEDILLHNIAMAANISKSECCRSFKRVLRVTPFQYLMEYRISKACELLLKSKDSISNIAFQVGFNGTSYFGRVFKRYMKRTPSEYRSRYLKYYK
- a CDS encoding DUF6506 family protein; translated protein: MKVNAAFIFVAPEVDYKIHRAVIDTPVLQLTVVGVKNYSEAETAAVELVSQGVKAIELCAGFGNEGIALVSKAVRGKASVGAVKFDHHPGFDFKSGDELFK